The proteins below are encoded in one region of Bacteroidota bacterium:
- a CDS encoding SRPBCC family protein, with product MVRFLKYLGILAGLLIVLIIVWLSTLDGKYDTFRSRTINAPAEIIFGFVDDYKEWPKWDPWTEAFGDNMEVSYSGNKNGVGAKYTWKGEESGEGNMETIGSSPYSSIDQVINFLKPFESSSDIYWQFEETEKGTKVTWGMKGEMPFYMRWMAAAMDENMEKDLLRGLEKLDSISVLASQRTQVSE from the coding sequence ATGGTAAGATTCTTAAAGTACCTCGGAATTCTTGCCGGGCTATTAATAGTACTCATCATAGTATGGCTATCAACTCTGGATGGCAAATACGACACTTTTAGATCAAGAACTATTAATGCTCCCGCAGAAATTATTTTTGGCTTTGTAGACGACTATAAAGAATGGCCAAAATGGGATCCCTGGACCGAAGCTTTTGGAGATAATATGGAGGTTAGCTATTCCGGAAACAAAAATGGCGTTGGTGCAAAATACACCTGGAAAGGCGAAGAATCAGGAGAAGGAAACATGGAGACTATAGGATCATCTCCATATAGTTCTATTGATCAGGTAATCAATTTCTTAAAACCATTTGAATCAAGCTCTGATATTTACTGGCAATTCGAAGAGACTGAGAAAGGCACTAAAGTTACCTGGGGGATGAAGGGCGAAATGCCTTTTTATATGAGATGGATGGCTGCCGCCATGGATGAAAACATGGAAAAAGACCTGCTACGAGGATTAGAAAAACTCGACAGTATTTCTGTATTAGCGAGCCAGAGAACTCAGGTTTCAGAATAA
- a CDS encoding helix-turn-helix domain-containing protein has product MQNNKTANKELDLTRDFINRTDRNIFLTGKAGTGKTTFLHEIRKSTLKRHIVVAPTGVAAINAKGTTIHSFFQMAFGPILPPEAQSSSGNIPAKKKFNKKKIDIIRSLDLLIIDEISMVRADLLDGIDQVLRKYKDKTRVFGGVQVLMIGDLQQLAPVIKDQEWNLLRPYYETAYFFSSKAFQESNAISIELKHIYRQQNQKFIDILNEIRNNNISQESIDELNKRHIPDFTPDDKEGYITLTTHNNQADEINIQKLNKIKEKSKYFRAEIDGDFSEHNYPTHEKLELKEGAQVMFVKNDSNPEKRYYNGKIGKIVRLESEKVIVRCIGDSEDIETTPEIWENISYTIDKETNEISENVKGSFTQIPLKLAWAITIHKSQGLTFEKAVIDVQLSFTHGQTYVALSRCKTMEGMVLRKPLKQQSIIHDNTVTSFTKNIEDNPPGTNDLYESEKQYQLNLISELFDFRQLSYPINRAQNICSQNQNTLKGNFWDSIKIIKEQGVDNLIKVGITFQKQLQQLSIDTEDPQTDVAIQERVSKGMEYFTKQIEEFIEKPLEDFTFSTDNKAVKKDLTEQIKKFNTLVKLKEFCFMGLNGKFDSTKYMNLRNDSVFAKIKEPKAVKKEAIANVNPKLFAQLRSYRYQKSEDEDIPPFQIFTQDTLYNMCNDLPITAVQLKKVKGMGKIRVQKYGDDIIDIIKAYCNKEDIEVDENTALEEEEDKKKEVLKKVPTHLQSLAFFKQGLSIDEIAKKREFAPGTIESHLSKCVKEDLIDIADVIGEEKSKEIISAVKSHRHKELSLGELREKLDNKYDWGELRMAINAILEKDNN; this is encoded by the coding sequence ATGCAAAACAATAAAACTGCAAACAAAGAGCTTGATCTTACCCGGGATTTCATAAACAGAACCGATCGAAACATCTTCCTTACCGGTAAAGCAGGTACAGGGAAAACAACCTTCCTACATGAAATTAGAAAATCAACTCTAAAGCGACATATAGTAGTTGCTCCAACGGGTGTTGCAGCAATAAATGCAAAAGGAACTACCATTCACTCATTCTTTCAGATGGCCTTTGGACCTATTTTACCACCGGAAGCTCAAAGTTCGTCGGGGAATATTCCGGCTAAGAAAAAATTCAACAAAAAGAAAATAGATATAATACGCTCTTTGGATTTACTTATTATCGATGAGATAAGTATGGTTAGAGCAGATTTGCTTGATGGTATTGATCAGGTATTGCGGAAATACAAAGACAAAACCAGAGTTTTTGGAGGAGTGCAGGTGTTGATGATTGGCGATTTGCAGCAATTAGCTCCGGTAATTAAAGATCAGGAATGGAATTTATTAAGACCTTATTACGAAACAGCATATTTTTTCAGCAGCAAAGCGTTTCAGGAAAGTAATGCTATAAGCATAGAATTGAAACATATCTATCGTCAGCAGAATCAAAAATTTATCGATATTCTTAACGAAATCAGAAATAATAATATTTCTCAAGAATCAATAGATGAATTAAATAAAAGACATATTCCTGATTTTACACCTGATGATAAAGAAGGCTATATAACACTTACAACTCACAATAATCAGGCAGACGAAATAAATATTCAGAAGCTGAATAAGATTAAAGAGAAATCGAAATATTTTCGTGCAGAAATAGATGGTGACTTTTCGGAACATAATTACCCCACACATGAAAAACTTGAACTCAAAGAAGGTGCTCAGGTTATGTTTGTGAAAAATGACAGCAATCCCGAAAAGCGGTATTACAACGGAAAGATAGGGAAGATTGTTAGATTGGAAAGTGAAAAAGTAATTGTCAGATGTATCGGAGATTCTGAAGATATAGAAACAACACCCGAAATTTGGGAAAATATTTCTTACACAATAGACAAAGAAACCAATGAGATAAGCGAGAACGTAAAAGGTTCCTTCACTCAGATACCTCTAAAACTTGCATGGGCTATAACTATTCATAAAAGTCAAGGGCTTACTTTCGAAAAAGCGGTTATAGATGTACAGTTGTCGTTTACTCACGGACAGACTTATGTAGCTCTTAGTCGCTGTAAAACTATGGAAGGAATGGTTTTGCGCAAACCGTTAAAACAACAAAGTATTATTCACGATAACACGGTTACGTCTTTTACAAAAAACATAGAAGATAATCCTCCGGGAACTAACGATTTATACGAATCGGAAAAACAATACCAGTTAAACCTGATCTCAGAATTATTCGATTTCAGGCAATTATCTTATCCGATTAACAGAGCTCAAAACATTTGCTCTCAAAACCAGAATACATTAAAAGGCAACTTTTGGGACTCTATTAAAATTATAAAAGAACAGGGTGTAGATAATCTAATTAAAGTCGGTATTACTTTTCAAAAACAACTACAGCAGTTAAGTATCGACACCGAAGATCCACAAACTGATGTTGCTATTCAGGAAAGGGTATCGAAAGGAATGGAATACTTCACTAAACAAATAGAAGAGTTTATAGAAAAACCACTTGAAGATTTCACGTTTTCGACTGATAATAAAGCTGTAAAAAAGGATTTGACAGAGCAGATTAAGAAATTTAATACATTAGTGAAGCTTAAGGAATTTTGTTTCATGGGACTGAATGGCAAATTCGATTCAACTAAATACATGAACCTTCGAAACGATTCGGTATTTGCGAAGATTAAAGAGCCAAAAGCTGTAAAAAAAGAGGCCATAGCTAATGTAAACCCAAAGTTATTCGCACAATTACGCTCTTATAGATATCAAAAATCGGAGGATGAAGACATCCCTCCATTTCAAATTTTCACTCAAGACACACTGTACAATATGTGCAACGACCTTCCTATAACTGCTGTACAATTGAAAAAAGTAAAAGGAATGGGGAAAATTCGCGTACAGAAATATGGCGATGATATAATTGATATTATAAAGGCGTATTGCAATAAAGAGGATATTGAAGTCGATGAAAATACAGCTTTGGAAGAGGAAGAAGATAAAAAGAAGGAAGTATTAAAAAAAGTACCTACCCACTTGCAAAGTCTAGCATTTTTTAAACAAGGCTTAAGTATAGACGAAATTGCAAAGAAACGCGAGTTTGCGCCAGGAACAATTGAATCGCACTTATCGAAATGTGTTAAGGAAGATTTAATTGATATTGCAGACGTTATTGGCGAAGAAAAGAGCAAGGAAATAATATCGGCTGTGAAATCGCACAGACACAAGGAATTAAGTCTTGGTGAGCTGAGAGAAAAATTAGATAATAAGTATGATTGGGGCGAGCTTAGAATGGCAATTAATGCAATTTTAGAAAAAGATAATAATTGA
- the rpiB gene encoding ribose 5-phosphate isomerase B — MKIAIGSDHAGVEYKKEIVKHLEAKGFEVKDFGPYTEDSVDYPDYIHPVASGVENKEFDFGVIMCGSGNGAGITANKHQGIRASLCWNVELAELARLHNDANILDMPARFVSLELALQMVDAFFSTDFEGGRHQTRVDKIPV, encoded by the coding sequence ATGAAAATAGCGATTGGTTCTGATCACGCAGGAGTTGAGTACAAGAAAGAAATTGTAAAACATCTTGAGGCAAAGGGATTCGAAGTAAAAGACTTTGGACCTTATACTGAAGACAGTGTTGATTATCCTGATTATATTCACCCTGTAGCAAGTGGTGTTGAAAATAAAGAGTTTGATTTTGGAGTGATAATGTGTGGTAGCGGGAATGGTGCCGGAATTACAGCAAACAAACACCAGGGTATTAGAGCTTCACTATGTTGGAATGTAGAATTGGCAGAACTTGCACGTTTGCATAACGATGCTAATATACTTGATATGCCGGCTCGTTTTGTGTCGTTGGAACTTGCCCTGCAAATGGTAGATGCTTTCTTTAGTACTGATTTCGAAGGTGGACGTCACCAAACAAGAGTTGACAAGATTCCTGTATAA
- the rpe gene encoding ribulose-phosphate 3-epimerase has translation MSKRIISPSLLAADFTNLQSEIEMLNESEAEWLHLDIMDGVFVPNITFGMPVIKQMRKHSKKVFDVHLMIIDPVRYVEEFAEAGADILVVHYEACTHLHRTIQLIKANGMKAGVSLNPHTPVSVLNEIIADLDLVLIMSVNPGFGGQKFVENTCSKIRDLVELKKLKGSDAIIEVDGGVNTDILPKLEEAGAEAFVAGSFVFNSDNPKQTISDLLSC, from the coding sequence ATGAGTAAGCGAATTATATCACCTTCACTTCTTGCTGCTGATTTTACAAATTTGCAAAGCGAAATAGAGATGTTAAATGAAAGTGAGGCTGAGTGGCTTCACCTCGACATAATGGATGGAGTTTTTGTTCCGAATATAACTTTTGGAATGCCTGTTATCAAGCAAATGAGAAAACACAGTAAAAAGGTTTTTGATGTGCACTTAATGATAATTGATCCTGTAAGATATGTGGAAGAATTCGCAGAAGCAGGAGCAGATATTTTAGTAGTACATTATGAAGCATGTACTCATCTACACCGCACAATCCAGCTTATTAAAGCGAATGGAATGAAAGCCGGAGTTTCATTAAATCCTCATACACCGGTTTCTGTTTTGAATGAGATAATAGCCGATTTGGATCTTGTTCTGATAATGTCAGTTAATCCGGGGTTTGGAGGACAAAAATTTGTTGAAAATACCTGCTCTAAAATCAGAGATCTTGTTGAATTGAAAAAGCTTAAAGGATCTGACGCTATTATAGAAGTTGACGGTGGTGTAAATACTGATATTCTTCCAAAGCTGGAAGAAGCCGGAGCCGAAGCTTTCGTAGCAGGAAGCTTTGTTTTTAATTCTGATAATCCGAAGCAGACAATCAGCGATTTGTTGAGTTGTTAA
- a CDS encoding sigma-70 family RNA polymerase sigma factor, with product MSHDFYKTYIDPYSPIIVKICRTYTNSQEDFEDYYQEVCLQIWRSKDNFQQKSKLSTWIYRLSLNVCLSLHSKEKNFTKKHSEYKPINISSDNGAFKNESLNLLYRAIKKLSEVDRAIIVLYLEEKSNIEIAEITGTNANNIGVRISRIKDKLKKMLDGQIN from the coding sequence TTGAGTCACGATTTTTACAAAACATATATAGACCCTTACTCGCCAATAATTGTAAAGATATGCAGGACATATACTAATAGTCAGGAAGATTTCGAAGACTATTATCAGGAAGTATGTTTACAAATATGGCGTAGCAAAGACAATTTTCAACAAAAGTCAAAACTGTCAACATGGATATACAGACTATCGCTAAACGTATGCCTGTCACTGCATAGTAAGGAAAAGAATTTTACAAAAAAGCACTCAGAGTATAAACCCATTAATATCAGTTCTGATAACGGCGCTTTTAAGAATGAAAGCTTAAACTTATTATATAGAGCAATAAAAAAGCTGAGCGAGGTTGACAGAGCAATTATAGTACTCTATCTGGAAGAAAAATCGAATATTGAAATAGCAGAGATAACAGGTACTAACGCGAATAATATAGGTGTTAGAATAAGCAGGATTAAAGACAAATTAAAAAAAATGCTGGATGGACAAATCAATTGA
- a CDS encoding sigma-70 family RNA polymerase sigma factor, whose product MRQLKITKQVTNRETASLDKYLQEIGKVDLITAEDEVELAQKIRAGDQRALEKLTKANLRFVVSVAKQYQNQGLTLPDLINEGNLGLIKAAQRFDETRGFKFISYAVWWIRQSILQALAEQSRIVRLPLNKIGSINKINKMFASLEQEHERAPSAEEIASNLEMSEDDVKESMKNSGRHVSMDAPLVEGEDSNLYDVIRSGESPIPDRDLLTDSLRTEIERALATLTPREADVVRLYFGLGDAHPMTLEEIGETFDLTRERVRQIKEKAIRRLKHTSRSKILKTYLG is encoded by the coding sequence ATGAGACAGCTGAAAATCACGAAACAGGTTACCAACAGGGAAACCGCGTCATTAGACAAGTACCTTCAAGAAATCGGTAAAGTAGACTTAATTACTGCTGAGGATGAGGTGGAGTTGGCGCAGAAAATCCGGGCTGGTGACCAAAGAGCATTAGAAAAATTAACTAAGGCCAACCTTAGGTTTGTGGTTTCGGTAGCTAAACAGTATCAAAATCAAGGGTTAACACTTCCTGATTTAATAAACGAAGGTAACCTTGGTTTAATTAAAGCGGCTCAGAGATTTGATGAAACACGTGGATTTAAATTCATTTCTTATGCTGTTTGGTGGATCCGTCAATCTATTCTTCAGGCTTTGGCTGAGCAATCTCGTATTGTTCGTCTTCCTTTGAATAAGATCGGATCTATAAATAAGATTAATAAAATGTTCGCCTCTTTGGAGCAGGAACATGAAAGGGCACCATCGGCAGAGGAAATTGCATCTAACCTTGAAATGAGTGAGGATGATGTTAAGGAGTCGATGAAGAATTCAGGTCGTCATGTATCGATGGATGCGCCATTAGTTGAAGGAGAAGATTCAAATCTTTATGATGTAATTCGTTCAGGAGAATCACCAATTCCCGATAGAGATTTATTGACAGATTCGTTGAGAACCGAGATAGAGAGAGCTTTGGCTACTCTAACTCCCCGTGAAGCAGATGTTGTAAGACTGTACTTCGGACTTGGAGATGCTCATCCTATGACACTGGAAGAGATTGGAGAAACCTTCGATTTAACACGTGAGCGTGTACGTCAGATTAAAGAAAAAGCAATTCGTCGTCTGAAACACACATCACGTAGTAAAATATTGAAAACATATTTAGGATAA